A single window of Populus nigra chromosome 17, ddPopNigr1.1, whole genome shotgun sequence DNA harbors:
- the LOC133677246 gene encoding protein QUIRKY-like yields MTQPPNIVRKLLVEVVDARDLLPKDGQGSSSAYVNADFDGQRKRTTTKYRDLNPVWKETLEFIVSDPNNMEFEELEVEVLNDKRFGNGSGRKNHFLGRVKVYGSQFSKRGEEGIVYFPLEKKSVFSCIRGEIGLRTCYYDELVEEDQQQAPAPSEEDADTLQDQKPLKSPAVIEEEGRVFEVLARPEINCHDYHHPRHHHFHRNGTHSPPFVVIEESPTPVVQVNSEPSLGSQQVPLPEEPHYVETHTQYHPEVRRMQTTRVAPSGDNRVKTLRPPIGDFSPKVISGRFKSESTERIHPYDLVEPMQYLFISIVKARGLSQNESPIVKVRTSTHCVRSNPASYRPGASLDSPEWHQVFALGHNNKTDGQLPNAAGNIEISVWDARSEQFLGGVCFDISEVPVRDPSDSPLAPQWYRLESDAAAGQICNRVSGDIQLSVWIGTQADDAFAEAWSSDAPYVSHTRSKVYQSPKLWYLRVTIIEAQDLHLSSNLPPLTVPDIRIKAQLGFQSARTRRGSMSNHSTSFRWIDDLIFVAGEPLEESLILLVEDRTTKEAVLLGHIIIPVSSIEQRYDERHVASKWFALEGGGGDTGGAGCATGGSYRGRIHLRLCLEGGYHVLDEAAHVCSDFRPTAKQLWKPAIGVLELGILGARGLLPMKTKGGGKGSTDAYCVAKYGKKWVRTRTITDSFEPRWNEKYTWQVYDPSTVLTIGVFDNWHMFGEMSDDKPDCRIGKIRIRVSTLESNKVYMNSYPLLVLLGTGLKKMGEIELAVRFACPSLLPDTCAVYGQPLLPKMHYLRPLGVAQQEALRGAATKMVSLWLARSEPPLGPEVVRYMLDADSHAWSMRKSKANWFRIVAVLAWAVGLAKWLDDIRRWRNSVTTVLVHILYLVLVWYPELVVPTGFLYVFLIGVWYYRFRPKIPAGMDIRLSQAETVDSDELDEEFDTVPSMKPPEIIRARYDRLRMLAARVQTVLGDFATQGERVQALVSWRDPRATKLFIAVCLAITLILYVVPPKMVAVALGFYFLRHPMFRDPMPPASLNFFRRLPSLSDRLM; encoded by the coding sequence ATGACCCAACCACCAAATATCGTTCGGAAACTACTGGTAGAAGTGGTCGACGCACGGGATCTTCTCCCCAAAGACGGTCAGGGAAGCTCCAGTGCCTATGTCAACGCCGACTTCGACGGTCAAAGAAAACGAACCACCACGAAATATCGTGACCTCAACCCTGTGTGGAAAGAGACGTTGGAGTTCATCGTTTCTGACCCAAACAACATGGAGTTCGAAGAGCTTGAAGTCGAGGTTCTTAATGACAAGAGATTCGGCAATGGTAGCGGCCGTAAAAACCATTTCTTGGGGAGGGTTAAAGTGTATGGCTCTCAGTTTTCTAAAAGAGGTGAAGAAGGGATTGTTTACTTCCCTCTTGAGAAGAAAAGTGTGTTCAGCTGTATAAGGGGAGAAATCGGTCTGAGAACTTGTTATTACGATGAGTTAGTTGAAGAGGATCAACAACAAGCTCCAGCTCCATCGGAGGAGGATGCAGATACGTTGCAAGATCAAAAGCCGCTAAAATCCCCGGCAGTTATTGAGGAGGAAGGCAGAGTTTTTGAAGTTCTCGCACGACCGGAGATTAACTGCCACGACTATCACCACCCCCGCCACCACCATTTTCATCGTAATGGGACTCACTCGCCTCCTTTTGTGGTTATCGAGGAGTCTCCAACGCCGGTGGTGCAGGTAAACTCGGAACCATCACTAGGTTCGCAACAAGTACCTCTTCCAGAGGAGCCGCATTACGTGGAAACCCACACTCAGTACCATCCAGAAGTGAGGAGGATGCAGACTACGAGAGTCGCGCCCAGTGGTGATAACAGAGTGAAGACATTGAGGCCGCCAATCGGAGATTTCTCTCCTAAAGTAATTTCTGGCAGATTCAAGTCGGAATCGACGGAGAGGATCCATCCTTACGATCTTGTCGAACCAATGCAGTATTTGTTCATCAGCATTGTCAAGGCGCGTGGTTTATCGCAAAACGAGAGTCCTATCGTCAAGGTAAGGACCTCAACTCATTGTGTGAGGTCTAATCCAGCGAGTTACCGACCTGGTGCCTCACTGGATTCGCCTGAGTGGCACCAGGTTTTTGCATTGGGTCATAATAACAAGACTGACGGACAGCTCCCCAATGCAGCTGGCAACATAGAGATCTCAGTTTGGGATGCACGTTCGGAGCAGTTTCTCGGCGGTGTTTGCTTTGATATCTCTGAAGTTCCGGTGAGGGATCCGTCGGACAGTCCGCTTGCTCCTCAGTGGTACCGATTGGAAAGTGACGCTGCCGCTGGTCAGATCTGTAATAGGGTTTCTGGTGATATCCAGCTCTCTGTATGGATTGGGACTCAAGCTGATGATGCGTTTGCTGAAGCGTGGAGCTCAGACGCTCCTTACGTCTCTCACACGCGCTCAAAGGTTTACCAGTCCCCTAAGCTGTGGTATTTGAGAGTGACGATTATTGAAGCTCAGGATCTTCACCTTTCGTCCAATCTGCCACCTTTGACAGTTCCGGATATCAGAATCAAAGCTCAATTGGGGTTCCAATCGGCGAGGACGAGGCGAGGGTCCATGAGCAATCATAGTACGTCGTTCCGATGGATCGATGACCTAATTTTCGTCGCCGGCGAGCCGCTGGAAGAGTCATTGATTCTGCTAGTGGAGGACCGTACCACCAAGGAAGCGGTCCTCCTCGGGCACATCATAATTCCCGTGAGCTCAATCGAGCAACGGTATGATGAGCGCCACGTGGCATCCAAATGGTTCGCGTTGGAAGGAGGCGGCGGTGACACTGGGGGAGCAGGCTGTGCTACTGGCGGGTCCTACCGTGGGAGAATCCATTTGCGTCTCTGTTTGGAAGGAGGGTATCACGTGCTTGATGAAGCGGCGCACGTGTGCAGTGATTTTAGACCCACGGCTAAGCAGCTATGGAAGCCAGCTATTGGGGTTTTGGAGCTGGGGATTTTAGGGGCTCGTGGGTTGCTGCCCATGAAAACCAAAGGAGGGGGCAAAGGTTCGACCGATGCTTATTGTGTGGCTAAGTATGGCAAAAAATGGGTCCGAACAAGAACTATCACGGATAGCTTTGAGCCACGTTGGAACGAGAAGTATACCTGGCAGGTCTATGATCCTAGCACTGTTCTCACCATTGGGGTTTTCGACAATTGGCACATGTTTGGTGAAATGTCTGATGATAAACCTGATTGCCGTATCGGGAAAATACGTATACGAGTATCTACATTGGAGAGCAACAAGGTGTACATGAATTCGTATCCCTTGTTGGTTTTATTAGGAACCGGGTTGAAGAAAATGGGTGAGATCGAATTAGCGGTTCGGTTTGCTTGCCCGAGTTTATTACCGGATACCTGTGCAGTTTATGGGCAGCCATTGCTTCCTAAAATGCACTATCTTCGGCCGCTCGGGGTAGCCCAACAAGAGGCATTGCGTGGTGCAGCCACCAAAATGGTTTCTTTGTGGCTTGCGCGGTCCGAGCCACCATTGGGACCAGAGGTGGTTAGGTACATGCTGGATGCGGATTCTCATGCATGGAGCATGAGAAAGAGTAAAGCCAATTGGTTTCGAATCGTAGCGGTTCTTGCATGGGCTGTCGGGTTGGCTAAATGGTTGGATGATATTCGAAGATGGAGAAACTCGGTCACAACTGTATTGGTTCATATTTTGTATTTGGTGCTTGTTTGGTATCCGGAATTGGTAGTCCCAACAGGGTTCTTATATGTGTTCTTGATTGGTGTTTGGTACTATAGGTTCAGGCCTAAGATACCGGCAGGCATGGATATCCGGTTATCACAAGCAGAAACCGTTGACTCGGATGAACTAGATGAGGAATTCGACACAGTACCAAGCATGAAACCACCCGAAATTATAAGGGCCCGTTATGACAGGTTAAGGATGTTGGCAGCCCGAGTCCAAACAGTTTTGGGTGATTTTGCAACCCAAGGGGAGAGGGTTCAAGCTTTGGTGAGTTGGAGAGATCCGAGAGCCACAAAGTTGTTCATAGCGGTGTGTTTGGCTATAACATTGATACTGTATGTGGTTCCACCAAAAATGGTAGCTGTGGCCTTAGGATTCTATTTTTTACGGCACCCTATGTTTAGGGACCCAATGCCTCCGGCTAGCTTGAACTTTTTCCGCCGGCTTCCGAGCTTATCAGATCGGTTAATGTAG